One part of the Cyprinus carpio isolate SPL01 chromosome B12, ASM1834038v1, whole genome shotgun sequence genome encodes these proteins:
- the LOC109100268 gene encoding F-box/LRR-repeat protein 15-like: protein MINNVRGSEDSISMDQKPEERTQSQSQRCQLLDLPWEDVLVTHVFCYLPLRHLVSLQCVSKSFRSLVQVYLANCRKFDPAQTGPHIPKEAFCSMLRHNQVLHHLCVSNCSDWITDKELLPVIGQSQHLLRVDMRGCVHLSRHALVAVSLSCPRLQHLILAHCEWVDSLALRSLADHCSDLRSLDITACRQLKDQAVCYLAGKCPALRSLSVAVNANITDTAVEEVAKKCRELERLDLTGCLRVRNEAIRTLAEYCPKLQSLKVNHCHNVTESSLGVLRRRNVEIDVEPPLQRALVLLQDVVGFAPFINLQI, encoded by the exons ATGATAAATAATGTGCGCGGATCAGAGGACAGTATCAGCATGGATCAAAAACCTGAAGAACGCACGCAAAGCCAGAGCCAAAG ATGTCAGCTGCTGGACCTGCCGTGGGAGGATGTGTTAGTTACACACGTGTTCTGTTACCTGCCGCTGCGTCACCTGGTCAGCTTACAGTGCGTCAGCAAGAGCTTTCGGTCTCTTGTCCAGGTGTATCTGGCCAACTGCCGGAAGTTTGACCCCGCACAG ACAGGGCCTCACATTCCTAAAGAAGCCTTTTGCTCAATGCTTCGCCACAACCAAGTTCTCCACCACCTCTGCGTCAGCAACTGCTCTGATTGGATCACGGACAAAGAGCTGCTGCCGGTGATTGGTCAGAGCCAGCACCTGCTGCGTGTGGACATGCGCGGCTGCGTTCACCTGAGCCGTCACGCGCTGGTGGCCGTGTCTCTGAGCTGCCCGCGGCTGCAGCACCTGATCCTGGCGCACTGCGAGTGGGTGGACAGTCTGGCTCTGCGCAGCCTGGCCGATCACTGCTCGGACCTGCGCTCGCTGGACATCACCGCCTGCAGACAGCTGAAGGACCAGGCCGTGTGCTACCTGGCGGGGAAGTGTCCGGCGCTGCGTTCGCTGTCCGTGGCTGTGAACGCCAACATCACGGACACCGCGGTGGAGGAGGTGGCCAAAAAGTGCCGAGAGCTGGAGAGGCTGGACCTCACCGGGTGCCTGCGAGTGAGGAACGAAGCCATCAG GACGTTAGCAGAGTACTGCCCCAAACTGCAGTCTCTCAAGGTGAACCACTGTCACAACGTGACCGAGTCCAGTCTGGGCGTCCTGCGCCGGCGTAACGTGGAGATCGATGTGGAGCCTCCCCTGCAGAGGGCGCTAGTGCTGCTGCAGGACGTGGTGGGCTTCGCTCCCTTCATTAACCTGCAGATTTAG